One Rhea pennata isolate bPtePen1 chromosome 3, bPtePen1.pri, whole genome shotgun sequence DNA segment encodes these proteins:
- the SLC35D3 gene encoding solute carrier family 35 member D3: MPRWRGRLRGIAVAVAHGLCSGSLNILLKFLLARYHFAFLTLLQCLSSAAAALGLEALRRRGLAALPPFGPRLARPFAAVAALATLQSTLTLWSLRGLSLPMYVVFKRCLPLVTLLTGALVLRDGMPSPGVLAAVLITTCGAALAGAGDLTGDAMGYVTGVLAVLIHAAYLVLIQKTSVENEYGPLTAQYAIAVSATPFLIICSFASMDSINVWSFPGWKDPAMVCIFIACVLISCAMNFTTLHCTYINSAVTTSFVGVVKSIATITVGMVAFNDVEPTKLFIAGVVVNTLGSVIYCVAKYVETRRKSSYEDLETEAREEEEKGQPGDQALFVMEAISREKGAEEATVEGSASGDSQSREEEKNGTVKPAEVPATAQGGAVGAEEVNRSSLKDAYLGVWRLVRGANYIKKDYLIENEELPSP; encoded by the exons aTGCCCCGCTGGCGGGGCCGGCTGCGGGGCATCGCGGTGGCGGTGGCGCACGGGCTGTGCTCGGGCTCGCTGAACATCCTGCTGAAGTTCCTGCTGGCCCGCTACCACTTCGCCTTCCTGACGCTGCTGCAGTGCCtgagcagcgcggcggcggcgctggggctggaggcgctgcggcggcgggggctggcggcgctgccgccctTCGGGCCCCGCCTGGCGCGCCCCTTCGCCGCCGTGGCCGCCCTGGCCACGCTGCAGTCCACCCTCACGCTCTGGTCGCTGCGCGGCCTCAGCCTCCCCATGTACGTCGTCTTCAAGCGCTGCCTGCCCCTCGTCACCCTCCTCACCGGCGCCCTGGTGCTCCGCGACGGCATGCCCTCGCCCGGCGTCCTCGCCGCCGTCCTCATCACCACCTGCGGCGCCGCGCTGGCCG GAGCTGGTGACCTGACGGGGGATGCTATGGGCTATGTGACAGGCGTGCTGGCTGTGCTGATACACGCTGCCTACCTGGTGCTCATTCAGAAAACCAGCGTAGAGAATGAATATGGACCCCTGACAGCTCAGTATGCCATTGCTGTTTCAGCCACCCCCTTCCTCATTATTTGCTCCTTTGCCAGCATGGACTCAATCAACGTCTGGTCATTTCCGGGCTGGAAGGACCCTGCCATGGTGTGCATCTTTATTGCTTGTGTCCTAATTAGCTGTGCCATGAACTTTACCACCCTTCACTGTACTTACATTAACTCAGCTGTGACCACCAGCTTCGTAGGGGTGGTGAAGAGCATAGCAACCATCACCGTGGGTATGGTGGCATTCAATGATGTGGAGCCCACAAAGTTATTTATAGCTGGTGTTGTGGTCAACACCTTGGGTTCTGTCATCTACTGCGTGGCCAAGTATGTTGAGACCAGGCGGAAGAGCAGTTATGAAGACCTGGAGACAGAAGctagagaagaggaggaaaaaggacaGCCTGGGGACCAAGCACTGTTTGTGATGGAGGCAATTTCCAGGGAGAAGGGGGCTGAGGAAGCAACGGTGGAGGGGTCAGCAAGCGGGGACAGtcagagcagagaggaagagaagaatggCACTGTGAAACCTGCTGAGGTACCAGCGACTGCCCAGGGAGGAGCCGTTGGTGCAGAAGAAGTGAACAGGAGCTCGCTGAAGGATGCCTATCTTGGAGTATGGAGGCTGGTGAGGGGAGCTAATTATATAAAGAAGGATTATTTGATAGAAAATGAAGAGCTACCAAGTCCTTAA